A portion of the Leptospira inadai serovar Lyme str. 10 genome contains these proteins:
- a CDS encoding DUF2283 domain-containing protein produces MDREIKIYFDKDSDYLEVLFEKKEGYFKETENDAVMEKVDASGNVIGFSILKVSAFQAEPVSVLLRSGVA; encoded by the coding sequence ATGGATAGAGAGATCAAGATATATTTCGATAAAGACTCGGATTATTTAGAGGTTCTTTTTGAAAAGAAAGAAGGTTATTTCAAAGAAACGGAGAACGATGCAGTAATGGAAAAAGTCGATGCTTCAGGAAATGTCATTGGTTTTTCCATCCTGAAGGTGAGTGCTTTTCAGGCCGAGCCCGTATCGGTCCTGCTTCGAAGTGGAGTTGCGTG